The stretch of DNA ATGCCACTGCTCTTTAAATCAAACTCTGCATTATGCTTAGTGAAGTAAAAATATACTCTTTAGCtgattgaaatatatttattcattaatatATCAAATTAGAATGCTACAAAAAAAGCTCTCCAAGCAGTGCTCGAAGTTCTCCCACCGTTTCTCCTCAGAAACTGGTAAAAAAGAACCAGTTTCTTAAAAAGACTGCAGTATTGCAGCTTTTGTCTTCACCTCATTATAGAGACACATATTCAACACATAACACCTCACTTATATGTGTCAGTTTCATGGGAGTGGTTAGGGACTCTTTCTCTATCTGCCCACTCCTATTTTGACCTTTGCCTGCTGACCTTAGTCCCTCTAGCAGTGTTTGTTAAGCGTGGGAAAAGGAACGCAGAGCAGGGAGCTAAATTACTCATTGTGTCACAAAATAGCAAATGTAGAGCTCCAGAGTCTATGAAAGTTAATATAACATGTgatatatgaaaaatatgtattacaGAATCACTAGTGATAACTTTATCCTTAGTACCAAGTACAAATAagatttatgtaaaatgtattataCACAATGAAAAGggagctttttattttcaaggaAAAAGCAATTAACTGCACTGCAATATTCCAACACAATTTAATGATgattcatgttgtttttattaaatattccctacacaataaatatattgaCGTTTGtaattatgtgacaaaatgtgaaaacatttggtGTTAAATTTGTTAtgcaatttatttgtttttaacaattGATTTTGATATCTAaactctaagaaaaaaaaatcatttgtttgCTCCTTTAACTGCATAAATGAAGTGTTCCTGCAGAAAAAATGTCCCATCTCAGACTCACTTCTACtgctttcatttaaattcagcagaattcagaaaatatttgtgcCTGTCAATATGCTTGTgtgacataaaaatgtttttaattaatcaaataatcCACTAATCTCATTAATCTGGAACTATTAAcaggctttatttttattttttttggtggtTTTATGTTGCAGTCAGAGAAGTACCCTTTCTTTTGCCAAGTTTTGTACTGAGATGCTTTCTTCCATCCTTCCATTTAAGGTCAAATAAGTCAGGCACACCAACAATTTACAATtcacttgatttattttaaatacagcttATTTTTTCCAATATATAAAGGCTCAGTAGGCCTCAAAAGTCAGAGCAGTACCAGATTGGAAGCTTCATCATGTGAGGCCGACCGGTGTTAATTTTTTACCTTGACACAGGCAGAAAGTGTCTGTCGGGCATTACGACATCAGTTCTTGAACACAGAGGCTTAAAGGGAACCTGACATTCGTGTAGCTTTGAAAAACTGTACCATaaacaaacatggttttaaGAATGCCTCACGAGTGAGAGACATGTCTTGCACATGTGTTTTGTTGTACTAGGGAAAAAAGGGGGGCTTGGCATAGTTGTAGCTGCAGTGCTTGTACAGTGAAAGTGAAGCTTTGATGCAGACAGTCTGTTATTGCTTGCGGTCCCCAGTGATGTCTCATCCATCTCCTCGTAAAAGCTGTGGATCCTTCCAGATGAAAGATTCCTTTCTCACGTCTGATTTCTCAGACAAGCTCATTGCCCTTTTATGTTTCGCTTTTATGCTTTAAATACAGTAGATAGTGattacatttaaacaatttttgcattaaatatgAATTATGTGGCAAAGTTACAATACATTTTTGCATACAACAGTTGAGAACAGTGGGCCTTCAAGTGTCATAAGATTCACAAGTATTTAATATACATCTGTAGTTTAAATGTCACTTCTGCACACATATTAATGCTCCATAGATAACAAATAAGCACATATTTCTAAGATAGATCTTGTTAAGTGTAGAGCATTCAGAGAAGCAGATATTTCATTTATCTTAACAGTTCATGAATTTGTTTCATTTGCTGGAGACATCTTTGAAATTACTGTTTTAGTTAGGCATTAACAGCAAATCTAATACATGAATTAAATATTCTTGTTATATATCAAAACAATTTTGTGCAAGTATAATTATACTCACTAATGAATGTCACTggtgaaaaaatgtgtttaacagTCACGGCCTCAGGACATTGTGTTTATGCTGGAGAAACCACACCAAGCAACTTTCCCCTGAGCTTCGCTCTCACATTAAAGTGAAGGGGCTTCAGCGTGAGGCCGTAGGCGCAGTCCAGAGTAGGAGACGTGGATGAATCACTCTCAAAGGTGAGCTGATGCAGCAGGACCgctgcaaacagaaacacctGCACTTTGGCAATCTGAGAGCCGATGCAGCGTCTCTTACCTGTTGAGAAAATCATCACGCTACTGGTTCTGTCTCTGTCGAGGGCTCCATTCTCGTCTATGAAACGCTTGGGATCAAACACATGGGGGTCCTTCCATTTCTGGGGGTCATGGTTGACCGACCACTGATTGATGAAGACAACCGTGTCCTTGGGGATGTGGAGGCTTTCGATGGTGACATCCGCTGTAGTCGAGTGTGGGATTGTGAAGGGGACAAAGCTGGTGAAGCGCATAGTCTCATAGATGAAGGCGTCCAGGAGAGCCAGATTGCTTCTGTCCTCGACTGACGGCAGCCGGTCTTGGCCTACCACTTTGTCAATGAGCTGCTGCAGTTTAGCTTGGTAGTCTGGGTATTTGACCAGCAAGAGAAGAATCCATTGCATGACTGTCGACATAGTATCTTGGCCTGCTCCAATCAGATCAGTGACAGTTGCTTCAACAAACTCCCTTTCCAACTTGCTCTCCTCTCTGTGCTCAATTGCTTTAATGATGGCATCACTCATGTCCCTGGTCACCTCAGGGTTAAAGGACTCTCTGTGCTGTACGACTTTATCtttaacataagaaaaaaactcacTGTTTATGACTTTAAAGGTTTCATAGACATTTCTGACTGGATTAGGGAAGGACTGCAGCCAGGGCATGACATCTACCAAGCTACCTGCCCCAACTGTCTCCCCAAACTTGTCTACTCTCTGCAACAAGGTTCTGAACTCTTGGTCATCATGTCCATACCTCTTTCCAAAGCAAAGAGCACACATAATGTTAGCAGCAGCTACTGTAAACTCATAAGCTGGATAAAAACACTGTCCATTAGTGCTCTGACGTAGGAATGTCTGCACCAGTTCTGTGGCCTCTGCCAGCACATGCTGCTCAAAGGCTTTTTTGGTCTGACTGTTTGCAGAAGAAAACGCTCTGAGAGTCGACTGGGCAACTTTCCTGTGTGCTTTCCACTGTTTGCTGTAATTAGTGAACGTCAAGCTCCTGCCTCCAGAGATCATCTGGAAAGAAACAAAGTTTGGTCTGCCTGCGAACTCTGTGCTGTGTTGAATCAGTGCCTGATGTATCGCCTGGTCTCCGTTGAGGACCACCACGTCGCTGCAGCCCAGTCTTATCTGGTACACATTGCCGTACTTCTTGGCAAGCTTGGCCAGAGTGATGTGAGGCATCTGACCCAGCTGCATGGCGTTGCCCACCACAGGCCAGGCGAAGGGTCCTGGCAGTCTTCTCTTGAGCCTGAGGTTTCTGACCCACAGGCAGGCTTccaggaagaagaggaaaacgAAAGAGGCAACCAGGGCAGGGTGGACCTGTCCGCTCCATTCCTTGATGATGCTGCTGCTCTTCACACCAAACTCACTGTCAATTGCCATTGTTTCAAGGTATCAGCTGTCTCTTTTCCTTTTaacaaagtctttttttaatgtttgtttgtgaagaaaaaacacCCTATGGATCCATATCAAGTATGAAACTGCTAATCAAAGTCcagtaaaacaaacatcacagttttttttttttttttgctaatcaGATAGTCTATCATAAAGATTTAAGGCTTAAGTGCCTGTTTTGCTGCTCTCCAGCTTCTTAAATGCTGTACAGTAAGTGGGCAGGGCTCGGGATAACTTTCACACTCCTCCCATTGTGGTAGCAGTGTAGACACCGCTGCAGCGCATTATCTCTCTGCTGTTGGTCGCTCAGAGAGGCGCGCAGTACGGAGCGTCGGGGGACTCTGTGAGCGAGGAGCGTGACCGACCGCCGTCAGCGCTacacagagagggagaaaaaactCTCAGGGGCCGGTGGCAGACTGAGATGCAGTCCTGTCGGGTGAATTTATCCACGTAAACGGAGGATTAGCAgaatttgaacatttaaaatccGTATAAAATGATTGATTTCCTGGCTACAGAAGACGCAGCGGGCGTCTTTTACCacagaataaatacatttctatcTATTTGGAAAAGGTTTGAGTCACTCACAAGAGATTTTAGTAagattttttatgctttttttcaaaaattaatacactttaaattgATTGTAATTTAAGTTACTTTAAATATGAATATGTCAAGATTTTTCAGTCTGATATATTTAGACAGAAAATTCCCATTCAGCTTTGTGTTGCAGTATATAACGGTTgtagtaattattattatttgtaagaCCAGCCGAGGTAGAATGAGactttgaatatatatatatatatatatatatatatatatatatatatatatatatatatatatatatatatatatatatattgcagcAAGGTTCGAATAGATTTTTCCATACAGAAGAGAATACATGTATGTTTGGTTTTTGGCTTGGTTTTAAGAAAaactatataattttttttattatttcaaaatatatacTTATTTTACATTCccatcagaaaatgttttgggtttaaGGAAAGTAATTCAAACTTGCCAGAGGTGCTCAATGGGCCTCAATGCTCTTTGTTTCtctatttctctatttttatggGTCAGAGGCTAAAATGTTTGGGATCCACTGCAATAAATTCTTGAAATGCTTTGTGTTCTAGGGGGCCTTTAGTGGTTCCCAGTTATAATGGCCTTGGCCAGATCAAGGTTCATTGATATGCCTTTATTGATATATTGGCATTCCTATGAATGCATACACTAAA from Xiphophorus hellerii strain 12219 chromosome 19, Xiphophorus_hellerii-4.1, whole genome shotgun sequence encodes:
- the LOC116709302 gene encoding cytochrome P450 1B1-like, with product MAIDSEFGVKSSSIIKEWSGQVHPALVASFVFLFFLEACLWVRNLRLKRRLPGPFAWPVVGNAMQLGQMPHITLAKLAKKYGNVYQIRLGCSDVVVLNGDQAIHQALIQHSTEFAGRPNFVSFQMISGGRSLTFTNYSKQWKAHRKVAQSTLRAFSSANSQTKKAFEQHVLAEATELVQTFLRQSTNGQCFYPAYEFTVAAANIMCALCFGKRYGHDDQEFRTLLQRVDKFGETVGAGSLVDVMPWLQSFPNPVRNVYETFKVINSEFFSYVKDKVVQHRESFNPEVTRDMSDAIIKAIEHREESKLEREFVEATVTDLIGAGQDTMSTVMQWILLLLVKYPDYQAKLQQLIDKVVGQDRLPSVEDRSNLALLDAFIYETMRFTSFVPFTIPHSTTADVTIESLHIPKDTVVFINQWSVNHDPQKWKDPHVFDPKRFIDENGALDRDRTSSVMIFSTGKRRCIGSQIAKVQVFLFAAVLLHQLTFESDSSTSPTLDCAYGLTLKPLHFNVRAKLRGKLLGVVSPA